In Methanosarcina barkeri MS, a single window of DNA contains:
- a CDS encoding PKD domain-containing protein, whose translation MNQRIFLILFVFLCMMLITPAEAKTWYVDDSGGADFTDIQSAINSASSSDTIYVYAGTYNSFEVSIPYLTIKGERPDLVTVNGRIDIPEIATYANATGTVLEGMKITEEPNIDSDIGTVSDVTIRDCIFNGLTWSKGIDVDCDNLTFENNIVSNSTGKYAGMSIEKSNVLISNNTFSNNKGAGLTLYSKAINTTVTKNIFSSNAYAGIEFYKTTGLNTIYLNNFISNGVPATTSGTTAPALTHWNSTTPIKYIYNSQTYTGYVGNYWSDYNGTDANGDGIGDTPYVLPDSLGNDNYPLMQPFENYAIGGGGESGGDAPVANFTANVTSGTAPLTVQFTDESTNTPTSWSWDFDNDGNVDSIDQNPVHTYTAAGNYTVNLTVSNVDGSDSKVKTEYIVVSEPLSKAPVANFTATPTSGSAPLTVNFTDQSTGSPTSWLWDFGDDTNATEQNPSHIYSTAGTYDVNLTVSNADGRDSEVKTEYITVTSAATNDLSISGIVNTVPGSAVFAKEPNTIKVTNVMNTGTASLTNISVAFYASDVSNGTVPVNTTTISSLAGGAKTTVSLIDPTIRNLEDGTVTYTSVVDPDNLIPETNEENNNKSSSAKPLRYNGYKGKGIYWEGESNITTKHTYDLQGNLLYSTQPDTSYKAVGWTGRTEIWTADDLPIPSGSTIEKAFLYFAYNWDQTPGGYPWLNLNFNGNTIENGNLSTGDGTLYRDWSNFGGYADYEYGLCVYDVTDKFNETGNSLVTSPYGSSYNKVALYPSTLVVIYRDSNETRKQIFINEECDELGVSMSSYGTTSEEATAYAPFTGMSIDKSKVTNATMYSFAGSAGPDEGNLLFNGNTVAPLAWQGSSNSASPLVFNVKNYINETENEAGIQGTTSGGMDALQQILVVEYQKEQEAAPVANFTANVTSGTAPLDVQFTDASTGSPTSWLWDFGDGTNSTEQNPLHTYNEVGNYTVNLKVTNAAGSNSSQLADLIKVTEPPTSTEQPDLIVSAIIPNADEFFANETNNISAKVENVGTNASGSFTVTFTVNSIDTNVTVDALEAGTNTTVTITDPTIRSFGDNVTVTAAADSGNEIAESSEINNQMNITKSVVYNGYKGKRYTGGNDLGTQVTFEGKYGLVYSYGNTAYASGSWTAKTYTWSSTDLPIPAGATVESARLYQPYTWNKMTNDPAFTMSFNNNTVTPIATYKDRKSYGSYDYPSGLYVYNVTSLFDPAGNSITINPETGNNYGIYGAYLVVVYNDLTATEKKIWINDEFDLLASKGSYAVSNEEATAYASFSDVNATGISKATAIAVLASGNDNNKSKFVFNDNEYTGFWPDYQTMPQIGFSSYNVTGALLTGMDTARVQSYDNGTGGDSMSAMNVILVADYGETQNGTGAPVAAFTANLTSGDAPLTVNFTDESTSTPTSWAWDFDNNGTVDSTEQNPIYTYTSAGNYTVNLTVANADGSDSEVKTDYIVVSEPLPGALVANFTANVTSGKAPLTVEFTDISTGSPTSWQWDFNNDGTVDSTEQNPIYTYAATGTYTVNLTVTGPDGNDSEVKTGYINVTSPSSAKPVAAFSAFPTSGKTPLNVKFTDTSTGSPTSWFWNFGDGSKSYLQNPIHKYSKAGVYTVNLTVKNAAGRNTVTKTDYIKVITKPVANFTSSATSGKAPLKVTFTDTSTGSPTSWKWDFGDGSKSFHQNPIHKYSKAGTYTVNLTVKNAIGRNTVTKTSYIKVITKPVANFTSSVTSGKAPLKVAFTDTSTGIPAAWKWDFGDGSKSYLQNPTHKYSKVGSYTVNLTVKNAKGRNTVTKTEYIKVVTKPVADFSATPTSGKTPLTVEFTDNSTGVPTAWKWSFGDGTTSTEQNPEHQYLQGGSYKVTLTVVNVAGSSTVTKKNYIKVTTNTRPGIYSENK comes from the coding sequence ATGAATCAAAGAATATTTCTTATTTTATTTGTTTTTCTCTGCATGATGTTAATAACACCTGCAGAAGCAAAGACTTGGTACGTTGATGACAGTGGTGGAGCAGATTTCACTGATATACAATCTGCTATCAACAGCGCTTCTTCCAGCGATACGATTTATGTCTATGCTGGGACATATAACAGTTTTGAAGTCTCGATTCCATACCTGACTATAAAAGGAGAACGTCCAGATCTCGTTACAGTCAATGGTAGAATAGATATCCCAGAAATTGCGACTTATGCAAATGCAACCGGAACTGTCCTTGAAGGAATGAAAATAACGGAAGAACCAAACATTGATTCAGATATTGGTACGGTTTCGGATGTGACTATCAGAGATTGTATATTTAATGGACTAACTTGGTCAAAAGGCATAGATGTAGATTGTGACAATTTAACATTTGAAAACAATATTGTCTCGAATAGTACCGGTAAATATGCCGGTATGTCAATCGAAAAAAGCAACGTTTTGATATCAAATAATACATTCAGCAACAATAAAGGAGCGGGATTAACCCTCTATTCTAAGGCCATAAATACTACAGTTACCAAAAACATCTTTAGTTCTAATGCCTATGCAGGTATCGAATTTTATAAAACTACTGGATTAAACACAATATATCTTAACAATTTCATAAGCAACGGTGTCCCGGCAACAACTAGCGGAACCACAGCACCTGCGCTAACACACTGGAACTCAACCACCCCCATCAAATACATCTACAATAGTCAGACCTACACCGGTTACGTGGGCAACTACTGGTCTGATTACAACGGCACAGATGCTAATGGCGACGGAATTGGTGATACTCCTTATGTCCTTCCCGACAGCCTTGGAAACGATAACTATCCCCTGATGCAGCCTTTTGAAAACTATGCAATTGGTGGCGGTGGAGAATCTGGCGGCGACGCCCCGGTTGCAAACTTCACGGCGAACGTAACGAGTGGCACTGCCCCGTTGACCGTCCAGTTCACGGATGAATCCACAAATACTCCTACATCTTGGTCATGGGATTTTGATAATGATGGCAATGTAGACAGTATTGATCAGAACCCGGTCCACACTTATACCGCAGCTGGTAACTACACCGTTAACCTCACTGTTTCCAATGTCGACGGAAGCGATTCTAAAGTAAAAACTGAGTACATTGTCGTAAGTGAACCACTTTCCAAAGCTCCGGTTGCCAATTTCACAGCAACCCCTACTTCTGGTTCTGCTCCTCTTACTGTCAATTTCACGGATCAGTCGACTGGCTCACCTACTTCCTGGCTATGGGACTTCGGGGACGATACTAACGCTACAGAGCAGAACCCCTCACATATCTATAGTACAGCCGGAACTTACGACGTTAACCTCACTGTTTCCAATGCCGACGGACGCGATTCTGAGGTAAAGACCGAATACATAACCGTAACTTCAGCGGCGACGAACGACCTCAGTATATCAGGTATCGTCAATACGGTTCCAGGCTCTGCGGTTTTTGCCAAAGAACCAAATACCATAAAAGTTACCAACGTCATGAATACCGGAACTGCCAGCCTTACTAACATTTCAGTCGCATTTTATGCCAGCGACGTATCCAATGGAACGGTTCCGGTAAACACAACAACAATTTCATCCCTTGCAGGTGGAGCTAAAACCACTGTCTCTTTAATTGACCCAACTATCCGCAACCTTGAAGACGGTACCGTAACTTACACTTCAGTTGTTGATCCTGATAACCTGATTCCTGAAACCAATGAGGAAAACAACAACAAGAGCAGTTCTGCCAAACCGCTCAGATACAACGGTTATAAGGGCAAAGGCATCTACTGGGAAGGCGAAAGCAACATCACCACCAAACATACCTATGACCTTCAGGGTAACCTTCTGTACTCCACCCAGCCTGATACTTCTTACAAAGCTGTCGGCTGGACTGGCAGGACGGAAATCTGGACTGCAGATGATCTTCCGATCCCCAGCGGTTCCACAATAGAAAAGGCCTTCCTTTATTTTGCCTACAACTGGGACCAAACTCCCGGTGGATATCCGTGGTTGAATCTTAACTTCAACGGAAACACAATTGAGAACGGAAACCTCTCAACAGGAGACGGAACTCTCTACAGGGACTGGAGCAATTTTGGAGGGTATGCTGATTATGAATATGGACTCTGCGTTTATGATGTAACTGACAAATTCAATGAGACCGGAAATAGCCTTGTAACAAGTCCCTATGGTAGTTCTTACAACAAAGTCGCATTGTATCCAAGCACTCTCGTTGTGATCTATCGTGATTCCAATGAAACCAGGAAGCAGATCTTCATCAATGAAGAGTGCGACGAACTTGGCGTATCTATGTCCAGTTATGGAACAACTTCCGAGGAGGCTACAGCATATGCTCCTTTCACTGGCATGTCTATTGATAAGAGCAAGGTAACAAATGCTACAATGTACAGTTTCGCCGGAAGTGCCGGTCCCGATGAAGGAAACCTGCTTTTCAACGGAAACACAGTGGCACCCCTGGCATGGCAGGGAAGTTCCAATTCAGCAAGTCCTCTGGTCTTTAATGTGAAAAATTACATTAATGAAACAGAAAACGAGGCCGGAATTCAGGGCACAACAAGCGGAGGCATGGATGCACTCCAGCAGATCCTTGTTGTTGAATATCAGAAAGAACAAGAAGCTGCACCAGTAGCTAACTTTACTGCAAATGTAACAAGCGGTACAGCTCCACTTGACGTTCAGTTTACAGATGCTTCAACCGGATCACCGACTTCCTGGCTCTGGGACTTTGGAGACGGTACCAATTCTACCGAGCAGAATCCCTTGCATACCTATAATGAGGTTGGTAACTATACCGTCAACCTCAAGGTCACAAATGCAGCCGGAAGCAATAGCAGTCAGCTTGCCGATTTGATTAAAGTGACCGAACCTCCGACTTCTACGGAACAGCCGGACCTTATTGTTTCAGCGATCATACCGAATGCCGACGAATTCTTTGCAAATGAGACAAACAATATCTCGGCAAAGGTAGAAAACGTAGGTACGAATGCTTCTGGATCATTTACGGTCACTTTTACTGTGAATAGTATTGACACAAATGTCACTGTTGATGCCCTTGAAGCGGGAACAAATACCACAGTCACGATAACTGATCCGACAATCAGGTCTTTTGGAGACAATGTAACGGTCACAGCCGCTGCAGATTCAGGGAATGAGATTGCCGAGTCCAGTGAGATAAATAACCAGATGAACATCACAAAGTCCGTGGTCTATAACGGTTACAAGGGCAAGCGTTATACCGGTGGAAATGATCTAGGCACTCAGGTCACTTTCGAAGGAAAGTACGGGCTTGTTTACTCCTACGGAAACACGGCATATGCATCAGGAAGCTGGACCGCAAAAACTTATACTTGGTCTTCAACAGATCTTCCAATCCCTGCAGGAGCGACGGTTGAAAGTGCCAGGCTTTACCAGCCGTATACCTGGAACAAGATGACAAATGATCCGGCTTTCACGATGTCGTTTAATAACAACACAGTAACGCCGATTGCCACCTATAAGGACCGAAAGAGCTATGGCAGCTACGATTATCCGTCGGGTCTCTATGTCTACAACGTAACTTCATTGTTTGACCCTGCAGGAAACAGCATTACTATTAACCCTGAGACTGGCAACAACTATGGCATATACGGAGCTTACCTTGTTGTCGTGTACAATGATCTTACTGCTACCGAGAAAAAGATCTGGATCAATGATGAGTTCGATCTCCTCGCATCCAAAGGTTCCTATGCAGTCAGCAACGAGGAAGCTACGGCATATGCGTCCTTCAGTGATGTAAATGCTACTGGTATCTCAAAAGCCACAGCAATAGCTGTCCTTGCCAGTGGAAACGATAACAACAAAAGTAAGTTCGTTTTCAACGACAATGAGTACACAGGCTTCTGGCCAGACTACCAGACAATGCCGCAGATCGGTTTCTCTTCATATAATGTTACTGGAGCCCTTCTTACCGGAATGGATACTGCTCGGGTGCAGAGCTACGACAATGGAACCGGCGGAGACAGCATGTCTGCCATGAATGTTATTCTAGTGGCTGATTATGGTGAAACCCAAAATGGAACGGGAGCTCCGGTTGCAGCTTTCACAGCAAACTTAACTTCTGGTGATGCCCCGCTGACAGTAAATTTCACAGATGAATCTACCAGTACGCCTACTTCATGGGCCTGGGACTTTGATAACAATGGAACTGTAGACAGCACTGAGCAGAACCCTATCTACACTTACACTTCAGCCGGTAACTATACAGTTAACCTTACGGTTGCAAATGCAGATGGGAGCGATTCTGAAGTAAAGACCGATTACATTGTGGTAAGTGAACCACTTCCCGGAGCTCTAGTTGCAAACTTTACTGCAAATGTAACAAGCGGTAAAGCACCACTGACCGTAGAATTCACAGATATCTCGACTGGCTCACCGACGAGTTGGCAGTGGGATTTCAATAACGATGGAACTGTTGACAGCACCGAGCAGAACCCGATCTACACTTATGCTGCAACCGGTACCTACACAGTCAATCTCACCGTAACAGGACCGGATGGAAATGATTCTGAGGTAAAAACTGGGTACATTAATGTCACCAGTCCATCTTCAGCAAAGCCAGTAGCTGCTTTTTCAGCGTTTCCTACTTCAGGAAAAACACCATTAAACGTTAAATTTACTGATACTAGCACTGGCTCTCCAACTTCCTGGTTCTGGAACTTTGGAGACGGATCTAAGTCCTACCTCCAGAATCCGATTCACAAGTATTCAAAGGCAGGAGTATATACTGTTAACTTAACAGTAAAGAATGCTGCAGGCCGTAATACGGTAACAAAAACAGATTATATAAAAGTGATAACAAAACCTGTTGCAAACTTCACCAGCAGTGCTACATCAGGAAAAGCACCATTAAAGGTTACCTTTACCGACACAAGCACAGGCTCCCCGACTTCCTGGAAATGGGACTTTGGAGACGGATCAAAGTCATTCCACCAGAATCCGATTCATAAGTATTCAAAGGCAGGAACATATACTGTTAACTTGACCGTGAAGAATGCTATAGGACGTAACACTGTAACAAAAACAAGTTATATAAAAGTGATAACAAAACCTGTTGCAAACTTCACCAGTAGCGTCACATCAGGAAAAGCACCATTAAAGGTTGCCTTTACTGATACAAGCACAGGAATACCTGCTGCATGGAAATGGGACTTTGGAGATGGGTCTAAGTCCTACCTCCAGAATCCGACTCACAAGTATTCCAAAGTAGGAAGTTATACTGTTAACTTAACAGTAAAGAATGCTAAAGGCAGGAACACGGTAACAAAAACAGAATATATAAAAGTTGTAACAAAACCAGTTGCTGACTTCTCTGCAACTCCAACCTCTGGAAAAACACCATTAACGGTAGAATTTACTGACAACAGTACAGGAGTTCCTACTGCATGGAAATGGAGTTTTGGAGACGGAACAACTTCAACCGAGCAGAATCCAGAACATCAGTATTTGCAGGGAGGAAGCTATAAGGTTACACTTACAGTGGTCAACGTTGCAGGTAGCAGTACTGTAACGAAGAAAAACTATATAAAAGTGACAACAAATACAAGACCTGGTATATATTCTGAAAACAAATAA
- a CDS encoding DUF3344 domain-containing protein, protein MFKMEMLVNKGGTKPLAHMILIGLMVLLFATASPAAADPYLGGIDLTTANGTYGTVTGDLWFDAYPGFDYAYTTPVFLNSTLPCDPDDVAWARLYVDVYIGHMENNYPLKVTTKFDGDGTGGSGYATLGTEIMDTTYTFPYNNGQGPIWINDHCNRVTSDFLIWYDVDDSISSSSVSTRVNVSTPDGTQPLDGRVKMITLVVAYNNQSCKVTHYWVNQGHDTDSYRTDDDGYPYTGNTTFNTSAVYSPGEANLTVLPLASFNGNYTFNNNQQLTWANPHQGSYFEWQSWNVTNLISSGINSYMTYNRNEDDNRPQYSGYFKLPLTLLTVEDESYIYDFSNNTLGRAGTGLLAYKFQTSSLPATVNNDPNNEFSVTEYSKIKYDDGQFQCNIAADDNYAAHRFVFNVSCSNVSNLDAINVTWNGKGLNDAGNGVTVYIWNYNTSAYEQLTTCNDAAEQTLTGEKTANLSNYINGDKLVTILAEQNSKTSREDDSKIYTDYVKLVLKQ, encoded by the coding sequence ATGTTTAAAATGGAAATGTTGGTAAATAAAGGTGGCACAAAACCGCTTGCTCACATGATACTAATTGGGTTAATGGTGCTGTTATTTGCGACTGCGTCTCCTGCAGCGGCAGACCCTTACCTTGGGGGAATTGACCTTACCACTGCAAACGGAACGTATGGGACAGTAACCGGAGACCTCTGGTTTGATGCTTATCCTGGGTTCGATTATGCATACACAACGCCGGTTTTTCTGAACTCCACATTGCCGTGTGACCCTGATGATGTCGCATGGGCAAGGCTCTATGTAGATGTCTACATCGGACATATGGAAAACAATTATCCGCTGAAAGTCACTACGAAATTTGACGGTGACGGGACAGGTGGTTCAGGCTATGCGACTCTGGGAACTGAGATCATGGATACTACCTACACATTCCCCTATAACAATGGTCAGGGCCCTATATGGATAAATGACCACTGCAACCGTGTGACGAGTGATTTCCTGATCTGGTATGATGTGGATGACAGTATCTCTTCATCAAGTGTCTCGACGCGTGTGAATGTGTCCACGCCGGATGGCACTCAGCCACTCGACGGCCGGGTGAAGATGATCACCCTGGTGGTAGCATATAATAATCAATCCTGTAAAGTAACTCATTACTGGGTGAACCAGGGCCATGACACGGACTCGTATAGGACAGACGATGACGGGTATCCTTACACCGGAAATACTACTTTCAACACGTCGGCAGTTTATTCTCCAGGAGAAGCTAACCTTACAGTTCTTCCACTTGCGAGTTTTAACGGGAACTACACCTTCAACAATAATCAGCAGTTGACGTGGGCCAACCCTCACCAGGGATCATACTTTGAGTGGCAGAGCTGGAACGTCACAAACTTAATTTCCAGTGGAATTAACAGTTATATGACGTACAACCGAAACGAAGATGACAATAGGCCACAATACAGTGGCTACTTTAAACTCCCTCTCACTCTACTGACTGTGGAAGATGAATCTTATATCTACGACTTTAGTAACAACACACTGGGAAGAGCGGGAACAGGTCTGCTTGCTTACAAGTTCCAGACTTCAAGCCTGCCGGCAACTGTCAATAATGATCCGAATAATGAATTTTCAGTGACAGAGTACAGCAAGATCAAGTATGACGATGGTCAGTTCCAGTGTAATATAGCTGCTGATGATAACTATGCAGCACACAGGTTTGTGTTCAACGTTAGTTGTTCCAATGTATCTAATTTAGATGCGATTAACGTAACTTGGAATGGCAAAGGCTTAAATGATGCAGGAAATGGTGTTACCGTCTACATCTGGAACTATAATACTAGTGCGTATGAACAACTGACCACCTGTAATGATGCAGCTGAGCAGACCCTGACAGGTGAAAAAACAGCTAACCTTAGCAACTACATTAACGGCGACAAGTTAGTAACTATACTGGCGGAACAGAACAGTAAAACCAGCAGAGAAGACGACAGCAAAATTTATACCGACTATGTTAAATTGGTTCTTAAACAATAA
- a CDS encoding aminoacyl-histidine dipeptidase, producing MHPKTQQILEVFEEINKIPRRSKHEEQISTWLQEWGRSRGFEVKADSLNNVLIKVPATAGYENSPMLILQGHMDMVCEKCKDSVHDFSRDPIRCIYDGGWMQGDGTSIGADDGIALALGLVLAEAGKKGEIGHPPLELLFTVDEETGLTGARGLETGFFEGKILLNLDSEDEGIFVIGCAGGQNSQITLPVEWELLDFKEENSFGFFRLSVEGLEGGHSGTEINKQRANGIQLLSLALNKLRGKLGIENVRLVLLNGGSVHNAIPNTAEAFIALHREKLEKAEEAMSDIRHAFKAEYAKTDPGLILNFEEISREIIFEVAEDKILRETVSHVRVFSPETEEKLIELILGLPHGVYRMSETIHGLVETSNNLATVRTDGNEVIIISSQRSSSNLRLAEISGKGEAIAKLAGAWVEHEPGYPAWEPNLKSELLLKCKQVYTETFGKEPEIEVIHAGLECGIIGSAHEGMEMISFGPTIKDAHSPAERIFIPSIEKVWIFLENLFKTYC from the coding sequence ATGCATCCTAAAACTCAACAGATCCTCGAAGTCTTTGAAGAAATCAATAAAATCCCGAGACGTTCAAAGCATGAAGAACAGATTTCAACCTGGCTGCAGGAGTGGGGCCGGTCCAGAGGTTTTGAGGTAAAAGCCGATTCCTTAAACAATGTGCTTATCAAAGTCCCCGCAACGGCTGGATATGAGAACTCTCCCATGCTTATTCTGCAGGGGCACATGGATATGGTCTGCGAGAAATGTAAAGATTCCGTACACGACTTTTCCAGAGACCCTATAAGATGCATTTACGACGGGGGATGGATGCAAGGAGACGGAACTTCCATAGGTGCGGATGATGGGATTGCCCTTGCACTTGGACTGGTGCTGGCAGAAGCAGGGAAGAAAGGAGAAATCGGGCATCCACCACTTGAGTTGCTTTTTACGGTGGACGAGGAAACAGGTCTGACAGGAGCGAGAGGACTTGAAACTGGCTTTTTTGAAGGAAAAATACTTCTGAACCTTGACTCAGAGGATGAAGGCATTTTTGTAATAGGATGTGCAGGCGGGCAGAATTCACAGATTACACTTCCTGTTGAGTGGGAACTGCTTGATTTCAAAGAAGAAAATTCATTTGGGTTCTTCAGGCTCTCGGTTGAAGGACTGGAAGGTGGGCACTCCGGGACTGAAATCAACAAACAACGCGCAAACGGGATACAGTTGCTCTCCCTGGCACTGAACAAACTCAGGGGAAAACTTGGGATAGAAAATGTAAGGCTTGTCCTGCTGAACGGGGGCAGTGTTCATAATGCAATTCCCAATACTGCAGAAGCCTTTATTGCCCTTCACAGGGAAAAACTCGAAAAAGCCGAAGAAGCAATGTCAGATATCAGGCATGCATTTAAAGCTGAATATGCAAAAACTGATCCTGGACTTATTTTGAATTTTGAAGAAATTAGCAGAGAAATAATTTTTGAAGTTGCAGAAGATAAAATCCTCAGAGAGACAGTGTCTCATGTTCGGGTCTTTTCGCCAGAGACCGAAGAAAAACTTATAGAACTGATCCTGGGACTACCGCATGGGGTTTACAGGATGTCGGAGACAATTCATGGGCTTGTCGAAACCTCAAATAATCTTGCAACAGTCCGGACAGATGGAAATGAAGTAATAATAATATCAAGCCAGCGCAGTTCAAGCAATCTCAGGCTGGCTGAAATTAGCGGAAAGGGGGAAGCAATCGCAAAGCTCGCAGGTGCATGGGTTGAACATGAGCCCGGATATCCTGCATGGGAGCCCAACCTGAAATCAGAACTGCTCTTAAAATGCAAGCAAGTTTATACCGAGACATTTGGGAAAGAGCCTGAGATTGAAGTGATTCACGCAGGGCTTGAATGCGGAATAATCGGTTCGGCGCATGAAGGTATGGAAATGATTTCTTTCGGGCCAACGATTAAAGATGCGCATTCTCCTGCTGAAAGGATCTTCATTCCTTCGATTGAGAAAGTCTGGATATTCCTGGAAAACCTGTTTAAAACTTATTGCTGA